The proteins below come from a single Eubacterium limosum genomic window:
- a CDS encoding LytR/AlgR family response regulator transcription factor yields MKIAIIDDLRTECELLSEYIHRYCADHQLDAEVTLFKSGSHFLECFTPHTFDLIFLDIYMDGLNGIETAEKIRETDSDCLLIFSTTSQFHAVKGFRVRAFDYLVKPYSYEVFEETMRYCDETLFKQSRYIEVKEGRTHVKIFLKDIVYTDYSNHYIYIHTKRRIVKCYMPFSDFSALLLPYPQFVNCYRNCIVNMDEVDVLDEKDFVMLSGERVPINRGLRTEIRQRYANYEFDKLNRRL; encoded by the coding sequence ATGAAAATCGCGATTATCGATGATTTAAGAACAGAATGTGAACTGCTCTCCGAGTACATCCACCGTTACTGCGCCGATCACCAGCTTGATGCGGAGGTTACGCTCTTTAAAAGCGGCAGCCATTTTCTTGAGTGCTTTACCCCGCACACCTTTGATCTTATTTTTTTGGATATTTACATGGATGGTTTGAATGGCATTGAAACGGCAGAAAAAATCCGTGAGACAGACAGCGATTGTCTGCTCATTTTTTCGACCACCAGCCAGTTTCACGCGGTAAAGGGATTCAGGGTCCGGGCTTTCGACTATCTGGTCAAGCCTTACAGCTATGAGGTTTTTGAAGAAACCATGCGCTATTGTGACGAAACGCTGTTCAAGCAGAGCCGCTACATTGAGGTGAAGGAAGGGCGGACCCATGTAAAAATCTTTTTAAAGGATATCGTTTATACGGATTACTCCAACCACTATATCTACATCCATACTAAACGGCGCATTGTCAAATGCTATATGCCTTTTTCAGATTTTTCGGCGCTGCTGCTGCCCTATCCTCAGTTTGTCAACTGCTACCGAAACTGCATTGTAAACATGGATGAGGTCGATGTGCTTGACGAAAAGGATTTTGTCATGCTTTCAGGCGAACGGGTACCCATCAACCGCGGGCTTCGCACAGAGATCAGGCAGCGCTATGCCAACTATGAATTTGACAAATTAAACAGGAGGCTTTGA
- a CDS encoding ion transporter — protein sequence MREQIYKIVKKAEPGDVISKYYDVFIMVVAFISVCPLMFKESNSLLVMIDTITVYILFTDYIFNWITYDYKIKKDSPWVFVAYPFTPFALIDLLSILPSLGLLGAGFRILRVLRVFKVLYYSKTFSYVANVFKNERKTLGYVLIIALAYIFVSALAMFAYEPDTFDNFFEALYWATTALTTVGYGDVYPVTEVGRLISMISSLFGIAVIAMPAGVVTAGFMDEIGRAKELERLEKAKKDGKNLEEVIEEELEEQNE from the coding sequence ATGCGTGAACAGATATACAAAATTGTTAAAAAAGCGGAGCCGGGAGATGTTATCAGCAAATATTATGATGTATTCATCATGGTGGTAGCCTTCATCAGTGTCTGCCCGCTCATGTTTAAGGAATCCAATTCGCTGCTGGTGATGATTGACACCATCACTGTTTATATTCTTTTTACCGATTATATCTTTAATTGGATTACCTATGATTACAAGATTAAAAAAGACTCACCCTGGGTGTTTGTGGCCTATCCCTTTACACCCTTTGCGCTGATCGACCTGCTTTCAATCCTGCCGTCCCTGGGACTGCTGGGCGCAGGCTTCCGTATTCTGCGTGTGCTGCGTGTGTTTAAGGTGCTGTATTATTCCAAGACCTTCTCCTACGTAGCCAATGTTTTCAAAAATGAGCGCAAAACTCTGGGTTATGTGCTCATCATCGCGCTGGCCTATATCTTTGTATCTGCGCTGGCCATGTTTGCCTATGAGCCGGACACCTTTGATAATTTTTTCGAGGCGCTCTACTGGGCAACCACTGCCCTGACCACTGTTGGCTACGGGGATGTATACCCCGTCACCGAGGTGGGGCGTTTGATCAGTATGATTTCATCACTCTTTGGTATCGCGGTGATCGCAATGCCAGCCGGTGTTGTTACCGCAGGGTTTATGGATGAAATCGGACGTGCGAAAGAGCTGGAACGCCTTGAAAAGGCTAAAAAAGACGGGAAGAACCTTGAGGAAGTCATCGAGGAGGAACTGGAGGAACAGAATGAGTAA
- a CDS encoding sensor histidine kinase: MDQFAFAALLSLIQLLPALFLYCAVFKGNFRFGTGVNILMVAVLLISSTVTYAAVFTLNVMPDSGNARIVVSVLFNVTIGLIFLLSVKENFFLNFFVVFIIKNYLDIVVFFSQIFCKPSLLANPFLSAFIQFLIFVFTLPFVGFFTVKVIKPTILETGNMSYWRYLWIVPVCFFLLYRFCIYPGSLNLTSIPAHLLPFVWFIGTFLTYYVILRLIQENQRTAELQNKLEISDYQASMQHEQYNRLKKNIEENAKARHNLKHTLLMLKGYAENSAFEQIDTCLSVSLQSAESDRELPLCSNAAIDAIAQHYAALARQNAIDLRIDIKLPDPLLFSEGDLCVVFGNLFENAVEACLRQKGTNRFIYVKLGISGKGSVVISIKNSYDHTICKKDGAFMSSKRDAEGIGIHSVRRITEKYSGFAKFNDDPHVFEASVLLNPAAQTAGRR; encoded by the coding sequence TTGGATCAATTCGCTTTTGCTGCACTGCTTTCACTTATTCAGCTCCTGCCGGCGCTTTTTCTATACTGCGCAGTTTTTAAAGGCAATTTTCGGTTTGGTACTGGCGTTAATATTTTGATGGTTGCTGTGCTCCTGATTTCAAGCACTGTCACCTATGCTGCTGTCTTTACGCTTAATGTCATGCCCGATTCCGGCAATGCGCGGATCGTTGTCAGTGTGTTATTTAATGTCACCATCGGCCTGATCTTTCTGTTAAGTGTTAAAGAAAATTTTTTCCTTAACTTTTTTGTGGTATTTATTATTAAGAACTATCTGGATATCGTGGTATTTTTCAGCCAGATATTCTGTAAGCCTTCTCTGCTCGCTAACCCATTTTTGTCTGCTTTTATTCAGTTTTTAATTTTTGTGTTCACGCTGCCCTTTGTTGGATTCTTCACTGTAAAAGTCATTAAGCCCACTATTCTCGAGACAGGCAATATGTCTTACTGGCGGTATTTATGGATCGTTCCCGTCTGCTTTTTTCTGCTGTACCGGTTCTGTATCTATCCCGGTTCTTTAAATCTTACATCTATTCCAGCGCATCTTTTGCCTTTTGTCTGGTTTATCGGCACTTTTTTAACCTATTATGTTATTTTAAGGCTGATCCAGGAAAACCAGCGGACTGCTGAGCTTCAAAACAAACTGGAAATATCAGATTATCAGGCCAGTATGCAGCATGAACAGTATAACCGCCTGAAAAAAAATATTGAGGAAAACGCGAAGGCCCGCCATAATCTGAAGCACACCCTGCTCATGCTCAAAGGCTATGCAGAAAACAGCGCTTTTGAGCAGATCGACACCTGCCTGAGCGTCAGCCTGCAGTCTGCAGAATCGGACAGGGAACTGCCCCTATGCAGCAATGCTGCCATTGATGCCATTGCACAGCATTATGCCGCTCTCGCACGCCAAAATGCCATCGACCTGCGGATTGACATTAAGCTTCCCGATCCGCTGCTTTTTTCTGAGGGCGATCTCTGTGTGGTTTTTGGCAACCTGTTTGAAAACGCCGTGGAGGCCTGCCTGCGCCAGAAGGGCACAAACCGCTTTATTTATGTAAAGCTCGGTATCTCGGGTAAAGGTTCGGTAGTGATTTCCATTAAAAACAGTTATGATCATACAATCTGTAAAAAGGACGGTGCCTTTATGTCCTCCAAACGCGATGCTGAGGGGATCGGTATCCACTCGGTTCGACGGATAACTGAGAAATACAGCGGCTTTGCAAAATTTAATGATGACCCTCATGTATTTGAAGCCTCTGTTCTCCTTAATCCTGCCGCGCAGACGGCAGGCCGCCGGTAA
- a CDS encoding tyrosine-type recombinase/integrase: MKKTFSMWSESIRRFFSKRSVTLEAFSREWIRERSNEGKIKESTLTNYQRIIERYLLPELGGLRLDTVTGEVVQDFVKKLEKRALKTSTIQGIIGRLSSIMEKAVETGLINKNPCGHIVIQKKWQTTTGKILTIEDQKALTHWLLSHEHSLSLAVQLGLFAGMRISEIAALQWKDIDLKSGFIQVRRNVQRVKNHEAGQRKTINQIGTPKSPKAFRSIPITSILMKSLKGYEKKGVKPEAFVIAKKGGSAYDVRTIQRYFKKIISALKIDNYRFHDLRHTFATRAKESGMDIQIISEILGHSETAVTMNIYLHITDLHKKQEMVLLDKLNSTIYGKAA; the protein is encoded by the coding sequence ATGAAAAAGACATTTTCAATGTGGTCAGAATCAATTCGTCGTTTTTTCTCAAAAAGATCAGTAACGCTGGAAGCGTTCAGCCGCGAATGGATAAGAGAACGTAGCAATGAAGGAAAGATTAAGGAGTCTACACTCACCAATTATCAGCGTATTATTGAACGCTATTTGTTACCTGAACTCGGTGGTCTGAGGCTGGATACTGTGACCGGTGAAGTAGTACAGGATTTTGTAAAAAAACTGGAGAAAAGAGCCCTTAAGACATCCACGATTCAGGGCATTATCGGCAGGTTATCATCAATTATGGAAAAGGCAGTGGAAACGGGATTGATTAATAAAAATCCCTGTGGGCACATTGTCATTCAGAAAAAATGGCAGACCACAACAGGAAAAATTTTAACAATTGAGGATCAAAAAGCCCTGACACACTGGCTTTTATCACATGAGCATAGCCTGAGCCTTGCCGTACAGCTCGGTCTCTTCGCGGGGATGCGCATCAGTGAGATTGCGGCGCTGCAATGGAAGGACATTGATCTGAAAAGTGGGTTTATTCAAGTTCGCAGAAATGTTCAGCGTGTAAAAAATCATGAAGCCGGCCAGCGCAAAACCATTAACCAGATTGGCACGCCTAAATCCCCAAAAGCCTTTCGATCAATTCCCATTACATCCATTTTAATGAAATCACTCAAAGGATATGAAAAAAAGGGTGTAAAACCGGAAGCTTTTGTAATTGCAAAAAAAGGTGGCTCAGCCTATGATGTAAGAACGATACAGCGCTATTTTAAAAAGATTATTTCTGCCTTGAAAATAGATAATTACCGTTTTCATGATCTACGGCACACCTTTGCGACCAGGGCGAAGGAAAGCGGAATGGACATACAGATCATCAGTGAAATCCTGGGCCATTCGGAAACAGCTGTCACCATGAACATCTATCTGCATATTACAGATCTCCATAAAAAACAAGAGATGGTGCTTTTGGACAAACTAAACTCAACAATATATGGAAAAGCGGCGTAA